The following DNA comes from Desulfuromonas acetexigens.
CGCAAAAAAAATCCGCCACCCATTATAGTCGGGTGGCGGCAGGCTGTCGACCAAAGGTCGAAGCGGCGAGCTGGAAACTTTTTCAGAAGGCGAAGGAAAGGGTGATTCCACCGACAGTTTCGCTGTCGATCCGATCCTTGGACTCGTCACTGATCGGGGAAGAGAAGAGGAAGGACGGGCTGATGGAAACATTTTCGTTGACGGCATAGTCGAGGCCGACACTCAGTTCATAGTTGTGCCAGTCGCTGTAATCGCCCACGGCGTAATCGCTTTCCTGATTGTAGCCGACCAAGGCACCGAGACTCAGGGAGAGGCCTTCGGCCAGATCGAAGCCGTGGCCGACGGCGGCGGTCACAAACAGTCCGTCCTCTTTGCATTCATCCCAATCGTAGTAAACCTTCAGGGTCGGTTCGAGAATGGTGTTCAGAGACAGGCCGACATAGGCTTCGTTGGTATCGGGGTAGTTATCCCCATTATCGTCATCCGTATTGAGATTGTAATAAATGTTGCCGATGCTGAGCGAAACGGTGTCATTGAGACTGAAGGTGTAATCGAGGGTGATGTCGGTTTCGGTCGCTTCGCCCGACTTGAAGGTTGGCTTGTCATCATTGGCCTGAATGTTGGTCCAGTAGCTGAGGGTAAAGCCCTTGTGGCTCAGGTCCATCCCCCCCTGGATGACGCCGCCACTACCGCTGAGATCGTAGCCTCTCCACAGATACTTATCGAAGAAGCCGACATAGGCGCCGCCTTCCACCTCCACGGCGGCCGAGGACGGGCCGGGACAGGTTACAGCAAAAACCGCGGCCGCGCATAAAAACACCCACATTTTTTTCATGTTCATTCCTCCTGGTTAAGGGTAAGGATTGGACGTCACTGACTTCAGTTGATATTCCGCCCCTGAAAGTAGGGATAAGCCTCCATACCGATCTCGGCCACGTCGCTGCCGACATACTCTTCTTCCTCGGAAACCCGCAGACCGACGGTGTACTTGATCGCCAGCCAGACCAGACTGCTGCAGATCGAGACGAAAGCACCGATGGCGACCACGCCGAGCAGCTGGGTCAGGAAGCTGGTTTCGCTGTTGCTGAAGGGGACCGCCAGGGTTCCCCAGATGCCGCAGACCAAGTGGACGGAAAGGGCGCCGACCACGTCGTCGACTTTGAGCTTGTCGAAAAAGGGGACCGCCAGTACCACCAGCAGACCACCCACGGCGCCGATGAGAATCGCGCCCCCCGGCGAAGGGGCCGCCGGACCGGCGGTGATGCTGACCAGACCTGCGAGGGCGCCGTTCAAGGCCATGGTAACGTCAACCTTTTTGTAGAGGAGCTGCACCAGGATCATCGACGCAATCATCCCGCCGCAGGCCGCGAGGTTGGTGTTGATGTAGACATTGGCCTGTTCGATCGCGCTGCCGGCGCTGCCTAAAGCCAGGGCGCTGCCGCCGTTGAAGCCGAACCAGCCCATCCAGAGGATGAAGGTACCGATGGTCGCCAGGGTCAGGTTGGAGCCGGGAATGGGATTGACCCTCCCGCCCTTGCCGTATTTGCCCTTGCGGGCACCGAGGATGACGGCGCCGGTAAGGGCCGCCCAGCCGCCGACGGAATGGACCAGGGTCGAGCCGGCGTAGTCGGAAAACCCCAGTTCGCTCAGCCAACCGCCGCCCCACACCCAGGATCCCTGGATGGGATAGATGAGGCCGGTGAGAACGACGCAGAAGAGCAGAAACGACCAGAGCTTGATCCGCTCGGCGACACAGCCGGAAACGACCGAGCAAGCGGCGCCGCAGAAGACCATCTGAAAAAACCAGTCGGAACCAGCGGAGTACTTGGCCGCGTAATCTCCAGCCAGTGCCGCCGAATCGTCCGCCGCCCACAGACCGAAACTGCCCATGATGCCGCCGTCGACGCCGGTGTACATGAGGTTGTAGCCGACTAGGTAGTAGAGGATGCCGGCGATGCCGAAAAGGGAGATGTTCTTGAGACAGATGGTGGCCACATTCTTCGTCCGAACCAGGCCCGCTTCGAGCATGGCGAAACCGGCGGCCATCCACATGACCAGCACGCCGCTGATCAAGAAGGAAAAGGTGTTGAGGATATAGGCCACCTCCGTCAGGGGCGCCTCCTCGGCCAGGACCGGCCAGGGCAAGGCCAGGAGCAGCCCGAACCCGATGTACTTGAAGAACCTTTTCATGTCGCTTCCTCCTGCTTGGTCAAGGTAATGAGAGACGGAAAGCGTCCGCCTGCCTGTTCGTTCTCGCACCGGGAGGAGGCCTGCCTCCCACCTTCCCGGCATATCGCCGAAGCCGCCGTGCTTTGACATGCTCTTTAGCATCAGCAATGCCAAAAATAAAAAGCATTTATTTTCACATAGTTGCATAAACATGAGGATATTTTCCGCCTAAAATACGGGCAGCATAAAGGGGCTCTGCCATTTAACCGGGCAGAGGAGAAGCGTGAAACAAAGGGTTCCTGATACCGGGAGAGGTGCAGGCTGTAGTTGGAAATTTTTCTTGTCAGAAGCCCGAGGCTGTGGCTATACTCAAATCAACCTGAAAGACTCTCTACCCTGCATGTGTGGTCAGAACGCCCGAGCGGAATAATTTTTTTACGGGATCGATTCAGGGGCGTTGTGAGCCAGCCCACCTCGAGTGGGACGCCTGATATGCCTACAAGAGATTCCACCTTTTTGGGACTCGCTGGAGGCCCAATGACCCACGGCAGGCGTGGAGAGTTTTCGGAAAAAGCGCTCACCACCAAGGGGGGCGCTTTTTGTTTTCCCACAAAAAAAGTCGAGGCGCAGTTCGCCTCGACTTGCTGATTTTTATAGGTCCGCTTCAGTGCAAAAAGAAAAGCCCTCCCCCGCCCTTTCTCCAGCGACCCCTCAGGAAAGATCTGTTCCGATGGAAACTGAAAACACCAACGCCCCTTTACGTATCCAACTGCCCGACAAGGAAATCATCCTGATCGGCACCGCCCATATCTCCCAGGCTTCCGTCGACCAGGTCCGGCAAGTCATTGAAACGGAACACCCCGACGCCGTCTGCGTGGAACTCGACGCCCAGCGCCTGCAATCCCTGCGCAACCGCAACCAGTGGGAATCGCTCAATGTCATCCAAGTCATCAAAAAAGGCCAGGCGCCCTTTCTGATGGCGAACCTGGCCCTGGCTTCCTACCAGAAGCGCATGGGACTGCAAACGGGAGTCAAGCCGGGGGCCGAACTGGCCGCCGCCGCCGACCTCGCCGAAGAGAAGCAGATTCCGGTGGCGCTGGTGGATCGCGACATCCGCACCACCTTGCTTCGCGCCTGGCGCAAGACCGGACTGTGGAAGAAGATGAACCTGCTCGCCACGTTGCTGGCCGGCATCTTTGAAAAAACCGAGATCGACGAAAAAGAGCTGGAGCGCCTGCGCCAAAGCGACACCCTCTCGTCCATGCTGGAAGAGATGGGCACCATTCTCCCCTCGGTCAAAACCATTCTGGTGGATGAGCGCGATACCTATATGGCCCACCACATCCGCAACACTCCCGGCAAGAAAGTCGTCGCCGTGGTCGGCGCCGCCCATCTGCCCGGCATCAGCCGACAGTTGACGGAGAACATTTCCGACGGGACCATTGCCGAGATCTCGACTATCCCCGAAAAACCCGCCGCCTCGAAAATCGTCCCCTGGCTTATCCCCGCCCTGGTCGTTCTGCTCTTTGTCGGCGGCTTCCTCTTTGGCGATCCCGAAAAAATCGCCGATGCCGCCCTCGCCTGGATTCTCGCAACTGGACTGCTCTCGGCGCTCGGTTCGCTCCTCGCCTTCGGCCATCCCCTGACCATTCTCGCGTCGTTTCTCGGCGCCCCCATCACCACCCTGCATCCCGCCATCGGCGTCGGTTTCATCACCGGCATCGTCCAAGCCTTCGTCGCCGCGCCGACGGTGCGCGACCTGGAGAGGGTGCCCGACGACATGACCTCGGTGCGCGGCTGGTGGGGCAACCGCATGACCCGGGTGCTACTGGTATTCTTCTTTTCCTCCTTCGGTGCCTCAGCAGGAACGCTGATCGCCTTCGGTTGGCTGAAGGATCTGTTCTGAGGATCAGTTCCGATACCGCCAGAGATCCAACGCCGTCTGCATATCCTGATCCCGCTGATAGTAATCCGGGCGAAACTGCATAACGCCGGCGTCATCGACCCAGGCGGTCCAGTAGAGAATTCGGATGGGGAGAGGCTCTCTGAGAGAGACCTGCCGGGGTATCCTCTGGTTCATCGCCGTCTCCAACTCTTCTTCTGTCCAGCCCTGGGGTTCGAGCAGATAATGGGCCAGTTCAAAAGGACGCTCAACCCGGATACAGCCGGAACTGAACAACCGGACTCGGCGCTTGAAGAGATGGCGGGCCGAGGTGTCGTGCAGATAGATGGCCAAGCGGTTGGGAAACATGAACTTGACCCGCCCCAGAGGATTCCAGGGGCCGGGTTTCTGGCGCAGCGCGCCCGGAAAGTTGTTCGCCGTCACCGTACTCCAGTCGATGCCGGCAGGATCGATGGTCGCTGCGGAATTGTTCCAGGAGACGATTTCAAAGTTTTTTTGTGCGAGATACCCCGGGTTACTGCGGATCAGCGGCAGCTTGTCCTCACGCAGGATAGTCGGCGGGACATGCCAGTAGGGTGCAAGCTCCAGATAGGTCATCGTTCCAAAAAAGACCGGAGTTTTGCGATACCCGGTGCCGACGATCACCGCCATGTCCATGACCGTCTTCCCTTCATCCACTACCTTCATGGTAAAGTCGGCGATATTCACTTCGAGATAACGGGATGGCGCCGGCTTCGGCAGCCAACGCCAGCGCTCCAGATTCCATTCGATCTGCCGCACCCGCTCCTCCACCGACACGTTCAGTTCCGCCAACGTCGCTGGCCCAACCACCCCGTCGACCTCCAACCCGAGCAGCGCCTGAAAATCTCTCACCGCTTGCAACAACTCCCCAGCCAACAGATCGTCCGGCTCGTTTTCCGGCCAGACCCGAGCCGAGGTCGCCTGCAGACGCTCTTTAATCTGCCGCACCCGGTCATGGCGCATGCCGGGGCGCAGGGTTTCCCCCGGCTCGACCTTCGGCCAGCCCCCCGCCGTCGCCAAGCCCCGGTAAATCTCAAGCTGCTCCATCAGCCGGATGTATCCTGGATCCTTCGGCACCAAAGCCGCCAGCGTCTCGGCGAAGCGATTTCCCCGCAAGCTTTCCTCCAGCAGAAGCGCCGGATCCGTTTCATTGTCGCCGAGCTCCGGCGCTTCGCGCAGATGAGCAAAGGCCATACGTCCCACCAGATGGTCCCGCGCGTAGACGAGAAAGGCATCCGTCAACAAAAGTTCGAGACGGGCCATCATGCAGGGTTCACAGAGCATGCCGTGACGGGGCATTGCCTCGGCCAGGGCCAGCAGTTCGGCAATTTCCTCGGTGTGGTAATCCTCCGGACACAAGCCTTCCGCCGAACTCTCGCGCAAGGCATCGAGCAATATCCGGGCTTGGGGCAAAGGCCCATGATTGCCGACCCAAAGTGGCACACCTTGACGTCGGGCATAGAAATCGGGAATGGAGGGTTCTAGGCGGACTTCGCCGGAGGCAAGGATCAGCCTTTCGGTGGCACGGACCGGCTCAAGAAGCGTGACCAGCTCACCTTGAACCTGTTCGGCAAGGGAGAAGGCGTGGGAAGGGATGGGAGAAAAACCG
Coding sequences within:
- a CDS encoding TorF family putative porin, coding for MKKMWVFLCAAAVFAVTCPGPSSAAVEVEGGAYVGFFDKYLWRGYDLSGSGGVIQGGMDLSHKGFTLSYWTNIQANDDKPTFKSGEATETDITLDYTFSLNDTVSLSIGNIYYNLNTDDDNGDNYPDTNEAYVGLSLNTILEPTLKVYYDWDECKEDGLFVTAAVGHGFDLAEGLSLSLGALVGYNQESDYAVGDYSDWHNYELSVGLDYAVNENVSISPSFLFSSPISDESKDRIDSETVGGITLSFAF
- a CDS encoding TraB/GumN family protein, with protein sequence METENTNAPLRIQLPDKEIILIGTAHISQASVDQVRQVIETEHPDAVCVELDAQRLQSLRNRNQWESLNVIQVIKKGQAPFLMANLALASYQKRMGLQTGVKPGAELAAAADLAEEKQIPVALVDRDIRTTLLRAWRKTGLWKKMNLLATLLAGIFEKTEIDEKELERLRQSDTLSSMLEEMGTILPSVKTILVDERDTYMAHHIRNTPGKKVVAVVGAAHLPGISRQLTENISDGTIAEISTIPEKPAASKIVPWLIPALVVLLFVGGFLFGDPEKIADAALAWILATGLLSALGSLLAFGHPLTILASFLGAPITTLHPAIGVGFITGIVQAFVAAPTVRDLERVPDDMTSVRGWWGNRMTRVLLVFFFSSFGASAGTLIAFGWLKDLF
- a CDS encoding ammonium transporter is translated as MKRFFKYIGFGLLLALPWPVLAEEAPLTEVAYILNTFSFLISGVLVMWMAAGFAMLEAGLVRTKNVATICLKNISLFGIAGILYYLVGYNLMYTGVDGGIMGSFGLWAADDSAALAGDYAAKYSAGSDWFFQMVFCGAACSVVSGCVAERIKLWSFLLFCVVLTGLIYPIQGSWVWGGGWLSELGFSDYAGSTLVHSVGGWAALTGAVILGARKGKYGKGGRVNPIPGSNLTLATIGTFILWMGWFGFNGGSALALGSAGSAIEQANVYINTNLAACGGMIASMILVQLLYKKVDVTMALNGALAGLVSITAGPAAPSPGGAILIGAVGGLLVVLAVPFFDKLKVDDVVGALSVHLVCGIWGTLAVPFSNSETSFLTQLLGVVAIGAFVSICSSLVWLAIKYTVGLRVSEEEEYVGSDVAEIGMEAYPYFQGRNIN
- a CDS encoding L,D-transpeptidase family protein gives rise to the protein MRLVVVLLFFFVVLFGFSPIPSHAFSLAEQVQGELVTLLEPVRATERLILASGEVRLEPSIPDFYARRQGVPLWVGNHGPLPQARILLDALRESSAEGLCPEDYHTEEIAELLALAEAMPRHGMLCEPCMMARLELLLTDAFLVYARDHLVGRMAFAHLREAPELGDNETDPALLLEESLRGNRFAETLAALVPKDPGYIRLMEQLEIYRGLATAGGWPKVEPGETLRPGMRHDRVRQIKERLQATSARVWPENEPDDLLAGELLQAVRDFQALLGLEVDGVVGPATLAELNVSVEERVRQIEWNLERWRWLPKPAPSRYLEVNIADFTMKVVDEGKTVMDMAVIVGTGYRKTPVFFGTMTYLELAPYWHVPPTILREDKLPLIRSNPGYLAQKNFEIVSWNNSAATIDPAGIDWSTVTANNFPGALRQKPGPWNPLGRVKFMFPNRLAIYLHDTSARHLFKRRVRLFSSGCIRVERPFELAHYLLEPQGWTEEELETAMNQRIPRQVSLREPLPIRILYWTAWVDDAGVMQFRPDYYQRDQDMQTALDLWRYRN